One part of the uncultured Bacteroides sp. genome encodes these proteins:
- a CDS encoding folylpolyglutamate synthase/dihydrofolate synthase family protein → MNYKETLNYLYESAPLFQQIGKSAYKEGLSNTYELDKHFKHPHKNFKTIHVAGTNGKGSCSHTLAAILQSAGYKVGLYTSPHLIDFRERIRVNGKPVTEEYVISFVEKEHKFFEPLQPSFFELTTAMAFKYFADQNVDVAIVEVGLGGRLDCTNIINPDLCIITNISFDHTQFLGKTKALIAGEKAGIIKKNIPVIIGETNEETKPVFIQKADEVKAPIFFAEEEQLLWRWEMNKRGRWNYFTADYPHLKGELGGFCQIKNTNTILLALRLLKKNGYNIPDIAVEKGFEKVCELTGLMGRWQKLGINPSIVCDTGHNVGGITYISEQLSKQKYKKLHVVIGMVNDKDISGVLALLPKDAVYYFTKASVKRALHEADLKFLASKAGLYGKTYTDVPKAFEAAKANASNKDFIFVGGSSFVVADLLSYLEKNKKQEEGKV, encoded by the coding sequence ATGAATTATAAAGAGACTCTAAACTATTTATACGAAAGCGCTCCTTTGTTTCAGCAGATTGGGAAATCGGCATATAAAGAGGGGCTTAGTAACACTTATGAGCTGGATAAACATTTCAAACATCCACACAAAAACTTCAAGACTATTCATGTAGCAGGAACAAATGGTAAAGGATCCTGCTCTCACACTCTTGCAGCTATTCTGCAATCGGCAGGATATAAAGTGGGACTCTACACCTCTCCTCACCTTATTGATTTCAGAGAAAGAATCCGTGTAAACGGAAAACCTGTAACTGAAGAATATGTGATTAGCTTTGTAGAGAAGGAACATAAGTTCTTCGAACCACTTCAACCGTCGTTCTTTGAACTAACCACTGCAATGGCCTTTAAATATTTTGCCGATCAGAATGTTGATGTGGCAATAGTGGAAGTTGGTTTGGGCGGAAGATTGGACTGCACTAACATTATTAATCCGGACTTGTGTATTATAACTAATATCAGTTTTGATCATACTCAGTTCCTCGGAAAGACTAAGGCGCTTATCGCCGGTGAGAAAGCCGGTATTATAAAGAAGAACATACCTGTAATTATTGGAGAAACAAACGAAGAAACCAAACCTGTGTTTATACAGAAAGCAGACGAGGTTAAAGCTCCTATATTCTTTGCAGAGGAGGAACAGTTGCTCTGGCGATGGGAAATGAATAAAAGAGGACGATGGAATTACTTCACGGCCGATTATCCTCATCTGAAAGGTGAACTTGGCGGATTTTGCCAGATTAAAAACACCAATACTATTCTTTTAGCTTTAAGATTATTGAAAAAAAACGGCTATAATATTCCTGATATAGCTGTAGAAAAGGGATTTGAGAAGGTTTGCGAACTTACCGGATTAATGGGGCGCTGGCAAAAACTAGGAATCAATCCGTCGATAGTTTGTGACACCGGACACAACGTTGGAGGTATAACTTATATTTCTGAACAACTAAGCAAGCAAAAATACAAGAAACTGCACGTTGTAATAGGAATGGTAAACGATAAAGATATCAGTGGCGTATTGGCTTTATTGCCCAAAGACGCTGTGTATTACTTTACTAAAGCAAGTGTAAAGCGTGCGTTGCACGAAGCCGACCTGAAGTTTCTGGCAAGTAAAGCCGGGTTATATGGCAAAACCTACACTGATGTGCCCAAAGCATTTGAAGCTGCAAAGGCTAATGCTTCGAATAAAGATTTTATATTTGTAGGAGGAAGTAGTTTTGTTGTAGCGGATCTCCTCTCCTATCTTGAGAAGAACAAAAAGCAGGAAGAAGGTAAGGTCTAA
- a CDS encoding RidA family protein: MKKVISSEKAPGAIGPYSQAIEAGGMVFVSGQLPVDAATGEFAPGGVAEQTKQSFENIKHILAEAGLTTANIVKTTVFLSDMSLFAEMNAVYATYFDGAFPARSAVAVKALPKNAMVEIECIAVK; encoded by the coding sequence ATGAAAAAAGTAATTTCTAGTGAAAAGGCACCTGGTGCTATCGGACCTTACAGTCAGGCTATAGAAGCCGGGGGCATGGTGTTTGTTTCAGGGCAGTTACCAGTGGATGCGGCTACCGGTGAATTTGCTCCGGGTGGAGTGGCTGAACAGACTAAGCAATCTTTTGAGAACATTAAACATATTCTGGCAGAAGCTGGACTTACCACTGCCAATATTGTAAAGACTACCGTTTTTCTTTCGGATATGTCTCTGTTTGCAGAGATGAATGCTGTTTATGCAACCTATTTTGATGGTGCATTCCCGGCTCGTTCTGCTGTGGCAGTAAAGGCTTTGCCTAAAAATGCAATGGTGGAGATTGAATGTATTGCTGTGAAGTAA
- a CDS encoding sigma-70 family RNA polymerase sigma factor, with amino-acid sequence MSETELTERCRVGDNTARKELYEQYAGQMFGICYRYAGDREIAQDLLHDGFLKAYCSFDKFTYRGEGSLKAWLSRVMVNISLDYLRKNDSARQMLPLDQIPENIEEPREEDIFQVPHKVLMKFIAELPSGYRTVFNLYVMEQLSHKEIAEKLGINEKSSSSQLFRAKKVLAKEINNYLKENNQ; translated from the coding sequence ATGAGTGAAACCGAATTGACAGAACGTTGCCGGGTTGGAGATAATACAGCTCGCAAGGAGCTTTATGAGCAATATGCAGGACAAATGTTCGGCATATGCTATCGGTATGCCGGTGATCGGGAGATTGCTCAGGACCTTCTTCACGACGGTTTTTTGAAAGCTTATTGCTCTTTTGATAAGTTTACCTATCGCGGAGAAGGCTCTCTTAAAGCATGGCTCAGCAGAGTAATGGTAAACATATCACTGGATTATCTGAGGAAGAATGATTCTGCCCGGCAAATGCTGCCGCTTGATCAGATTCCGGAGAACATTGAAGAGCCTCGTGAGGAAGATATTTTTCAGGTTCCACACAAGGTTCTGATGAAATTTATAGCAGAATTACCGTCCGGATATCGAACCGTATTCAATTTATATGTCATGGAACAACTTTCGCATAAAGAAATAGCTGAGAAATTGGGCATCAACGAAAAGTCCTCGTCCTCACAATTATTTCGGGCAAAAAAAGTTTTGGCAAAAGAGATAAATAACTATTTAAAGGAAAATAATCAATGA
- a CDS encoding outer membrane beta-barrel protein yields the protein MKQEDKEKWITAFRESLEDYSEPPLFNDWERLEKELSVVPVAKPKRSYIMYYSAAAAIILLLIASATAIYLFDNSSDKYFETSQLPAEIETITDKKPLKDVIEPLINDVNKNDRSALNKSAGKSSVLSGNKLALANSASANQSSALSGNQKNVVKTEAGKDNESNNEDVTLSKNNASDLQRSDERKAIEDQKLNDNGGEKKNVPQQGENNKSKKQALKTSPRKAERVTELWELPRKKKQNNLSIGVSAGNTLSSNSEGGGMEYAMSPSYDYLNCMNVEEAIASNLLKSTPVKWNHKQPVSFGLSVRKYLTQRLAIESGLIYTRLESESSGSKSHNQKLDYIGIPVKLNYMLVDKRYFTLYLSGGGMAEKCISGKLNKRELSGKELSEDVSVKPLQWSLNGALGAQYNITPKMGIFVEPGVVYFFNDGSQVETIRKETPFNFNLQLGLRISY from the coding sequence ATGAAACAGGAAGACAAAGAAAAATGGATCACTGCCTTTCGGGAAAGTTTAGAAGATTATTCCGAACCACCTTTATTCAATGACTGGGAAAGGCTGGAAAAGGAACTCTCTGTTGTTCCTGTTGCCAAACCTAAGCGTTCATACATTATGTACTATTCGGCTGCGGCTGCAATTATATTGTTGTTAATTGCTTCGGCAACAGCAATCTATTTATTTGATAATTCATCGGATAAGTACTTTGAAACATCTCAACTTCCTGCCGAAATTGAGACGATAACTGACAAGAAGCCTCTGAAAGATGTGATTGAACCATTGATTAACGACGTTAACAAGAACGACAGATCTGCATTGAACAAATCGGCCGGGAAAAGCAGTGTGCTTTCTGGTAATAAGCTTGCTTTAGCCAATAGCGCTTCGGCTAACCAATCGTCTGCCCTTTCGGGAAATCAGAAGAATGTTGTAAAGACAGAAGCAGGTAAAGATAATGAAAGCAACAATGAAGATGTGACTTTAAGCAAGAATAATGCATCGGACTTGCAGCGCTCTGATGAAAGAAAAGCTATTGAAGATCAAAAGTTGAATGACAATGGTGGTGAGAAAAAGAACGTCCCTCAACAAGGAGAAAATAACAAATCAAAGAAACAGGCTCTTAAAACATCTCCCAGAAAAGCAGAACGAGTAACCGAACTTTGGGAGCTTCCAAGAAAGAAAAAACAGAATAATCTTTCAATCGGAGTTTCTGCAGGAAACACTCTTTCATCTAATTCCGAAGGTGGTGGTATGGAATATGCAATGAGTCCAAGTTACGACTATTTAAATTGTATGAATGTTGAAGAAGCAATTGCATCTAATTTATTAAAATCTACACCAGTTAAATGGAATCATAAGCAACCGGTTTCGTTTGGCCTTTCTGTCCGTAAATATCTGACACAAAGACTTGCCATAGAAAGCGGATTAATTTATACCCGATTGGAATCGGAATCATCCGGTAGCAAAAGTCACAATCAGAAGCTAGATTATATTGGTATTCCTGTAAAGCTGAACTATATGCTAGTGGATAAGCGTTATTTTACACTTTATCTATCAGGCGGTGGAATGGCTGAAAAATGTATATCCGGGAAATTAAACAAAAGAGAGCTTTCAGGAAAGGAATTGTCAGAGGATGTAAGTGTAAAACCATTGCAATGGTCGCTTAACGGGGCTTTAGGAGCACAATACAACATTACTCCTAAAATGGGAATATTTGTAGAACCCGGAGTTGTTTACTTTTTCAATGATGGTTCTCAAGTGGAGACTATTCGCAAGGAAACGCCTTTCAACTTTAACCTGCAACTGGGATTAAGAATTAGTTATTAG